In bacterium, the genomic window GTATTTTAGTTTGAGCTTAAACTGCTGGGTTGAGCCAAAAAGAGCCGAGATATTGGAATCTTTATCTGCTTTACCAAATTTGTAAGTTCCTTGAGAAGAGTCAACCTTGCTGCTAGCTGGATCAGGGGTGATAGAGTGCAGAGGCCCAAAACTTTTCGGGACGATCAGACTCAGTTGGTAACTATCAACTTGCTCGGGCGTGGCCACTTTGGGTAAATTAACTTCCCAGATCAGACCATGCTTGATAGCCAGATCGTCAATAGTGTAATTGATTGTTATCCGGGCAGTTTTGCCCAAACCAACCACAATTTCTTTGGCAATTGCTTTGATAGTGGTGGAAGTTTTGTTTTTTTTGGTTGTAACTGCAAGAACGCCGGCCCGGTCTGTGGCGGAGACTGCTGAAACGCGGGTTGAACCAATCGTCAAGCCGTACTCCTGAATTCGATTGTCTTCAGTCTTGTTTTTGAAAGTTACCGTTTGCTTGACCCGAGCTCGACCGGAGCTGTCAAATTTGAAAGTTATATCGTAGCTAGTACTAAAACAATCGGCTCCTTCACAAGCAAAAACTTGAGTCGGTTGAAAAAAAGGGAAAAGAAGTGAAAACGTTAGTAATAGAGGCAGGAAAATTTTTTGCAGATATTTTTTAGGAAACATTACCTTCAATCTTTGACCCAATTTTTTACTTTAGAAGAAATTTGTTCGGGTGAGAATTGAGATTTTATTAAATATTCATTGGCTCCCAAAGTTAGGCCCTTTTCGATCATATCTTGTTCATCAAAATTGGAAAGAATAACTACAGGAATATCTTTTGTTGCTTCTTCGGCACGTAAATGCTGGAGAACTTCAAAGCCATCCATCTCCGGCATTTTGATGTCAAGGTAGATCAGATCAGGTTTTTCTTTCAGCGCCTTGTCTAGACCTTCTTGACCCGACTCGGCGGTAAACACTGTATAGTCATCCAAAGTAAGCTTTAGTTTGTAAAGCTCCAAAACTTCCTTCTCGTCTTCAATTAGCAAAACCTTGATTTTTTCTTCAGCCATTAGAGTAAAAGGTGAGAAAAGTCTAGCATAATTAGCTTTGCAACGCAACCACAGGCAACCCAAAAGAAAAAACGCTCCCGCTTCCCGGAGTAGAAACCAAAGTCAGCCGACCACCGTGCATCTCAACTAGTGATTTGACAATGAAAAGACCCAAACCGGTACCGCGATTTTCTTTAATGTAGCTACCAGGAACTTGCTGAAATTTTTCAAAAATCTTCGCTTGCAAAGAGGGGGGAATCCCGACCCCATTGTCCTCAACCACAGTAACTATGTTTTCCGTCTCAATTTGAGTCCGAATTTTTACTTTACCGTGCTCCCGATTGTATTTGATTGCATTGTCAATCAAATTCATCAAAACTTGCTTCATTTTGTCTCGATCCACCAAAACCAGTTTTCCGTCCGAACCCCGGTCCAAGTC contains:
- a CDS encoding response regulator — protein: MAEEKIKVLLIEDEKEVLELYKLKLTLDDYTVFTAESGQEGLDKALKEKPDLIYLDIKMPEMDGFEVLQHLRAEEATKDIPVVILSNFDEQDMIEKGLTLGANEYLIKSQFSPEQISSKVKNWVKD